The following coding sequences are from one Elusimicrobium minutum Pei191 window:
- a CDS encoding PD-(D/E)XK nuclease family protein: MKLIYGSYGALEGALKEVVAGIKQNPLEKVLVLTPSSRLSRYLQIFLTENYGSTANISFMKFSALSAKIDAEFTAPNTKKLLSAQHLQNFILKNIVGENGLVKRVYISALKSTLRDMADALIVPATLKEHAAEGAFGAKEDNEYMSALADTYERYQRALSSVPGMRSYKEYFESVVENIPASKFLSSFKAVIFYGFYDFTGTQLEIFNAVRQNYKTIMFFPYRKTQAYKFTSKFFESNILGMSKETVELEPAPGVLGAAEDALFNHLISGEAENKNIRIISASGVNGELFAAAKTILELTENNGYKFSEIALCARVLEPYKNNLINIFEQNKIPLNTSLEFGLLSHPLGIFCFNLLNLAHNGFYREDVLSVIKSQYFAVKNNWRALAQNSLVERGLEQWENLINKKDPAYDSSFLSFLTNLGTQLGFFNKPYPWDVLSKHAVKILEDFVDANILTEGEKTVFNTIVDTIIQINQFSLVRESAKEKEFLEELNEALKEQSVGKVQNSELGVTAGDVMGLRGQHFKVVILLGVNEKVFPQIVREDPLLRDKFRRTLRDVQGFWIGQKLDRFEEEKLFYYFTLSSAREKLFLSFQRSDEEGKAVVPSLYLTEVCRAAGIELEKNITNISRRELEKYFQTPQEFLNSKEMLTKIFSFPSVEENIKAAGFDWDALASYYNAAKAMSARSSLGAYDGIVNYGDEIFSSLSKKGFSASALQNLAECPMRFFFIKALGLDEEADILKRDAIASNIKGTIYHKILQRVYTEIDREISMDSALAALEKIMALEMSFERYKEFGLYPVVWQVITEKMAAALQEFVKKDVESMEGFAPVMFEAAAAAKHDFAGEEIKLHGYIDRIDRRGKEYRIIDYKTSQRSVKDLKKVIFNKKYLQPVIYWILASALKEFEEMNNTSFSFLNIEDGYFRRELTSAEFDLIKDKFDNFIKLLTGFIKHGKFFINEGENNCKYCTFANVCRKGSAASLMRSRSSDFYKELEGFKDD, from the coding sequence ATGAAGTTGATATACGGTTCTTACGGCGCGCTTGAAGGCGCTTTAAAGGAAGTTGTGGCTGGAATCAAACAAAACCCTTTAGAAAAGGTACTTGTTTTAACGCCATCTTCCCGCCTGTCGCGCTATTTGCAAATCTTTTTAACCGAAAATTACGGCTCCACGGCCAATATTTCTTTTATGAAGTTCTCGGCTCTCAGCGCTAAAATAGACGCTGAGTTTACTGCCCCAAACACAAAAAAGCTTTTAAGCGCGCAGCATTTGCAAAATTTTATACTTAAAAATATTGTCGGCGAAAACGGCCTTGTTAAAAGAGTCTATATTTCTGCCTTAAAGTCTACTTTGCGAGACATGGCTGACGCGCTTATAGTGCCCGCCACGCTTAAAGAGCATGCGGCGGAAGGCGCGTTCGGCGCAAAAGAGGATAATGAATACATGTCTGCTTTGGCTGATACTTATGAAAGGTACCAGCGGGCGCTTTCTTCCGTGCCGGGCATGCGTTCTTATAAAGAATACTTTGAAAGCGTTGTTGAAAATATTCCGGCTTCTAAATTCCTTTCCTCTTTTAAAGCCGTAATTTTTTACGGTTTTTATGATTTTACCGGCACCCAGCTTGAAATTTTTAACGCTGTGCGCCAAAATTATAAAACAATAATGTTTTTCCCATACAGAAAAACGCAGGCATATAAATTTACCTCTAAATTTTTTGAAAGCAATATTTTGGGCATGTCCAAAGAAACCGTTGAACTTGAACCAGCCCCGGGAGTTTTGGGCGCCGCAGAAGACGCTCTTTTTAACCATTTGATCTCCGGCGAGGCGGAAAACAAAAATATAAGAATAATAAGCGCCTCCGGAGTTAACGGGGAGCTTTTTGCCGCGGCCAAAACAATTTTGGAATTAACTGAAAATAACGGCTACAAATTTTCCGAAATAGCACTTTGCGCAAGAGTTTTGGAGCCTTACAAAAACAATTTAATAAATATTTTTGAGCAAAACAAAATTCCGTTAAATACTTCTTTAGAGTTTGGGCTGCTTTCACATCCTTTGGGTATATTCTGTTTTAATTTGCTTAATTTGGCCCATAACGGTTTTTATAGGGAAGATGTTTTGTCCGTTATAAAAAGCCAGTATTTTGCCGTTAAAAACAACTGGCGCGCGCTGGCGCAGAATTCTTTAGTTGAAAGAGGGCTTGAGCAGTGGGAAAATTTGATAAATAAAAAAGACCCCGCTTATGACTCGTCATTTTTATCTTTCCTTACAAATTTAGGAACGCAGCTCGGCTTTTTTAATAAGCCTTACCCTTGGGATGTTTTAAGCAAGCATGCCGTTAAAATACTTGAAGATTTTGTTGACGCCAATATTTTAACGGAAGGCGAAAAAACCGTTTTTAATACTATTGTTGACACTATCATACAAATAAACCAGTTTTCATTAGTACGCGAATCCGCCAAAGAAAAAGAATTTTTAGAAGAGCTTAACGAGGCGTTAAAAGAACAGTCTGTAGGCAAAGTACAAAACTCCGAACTGGGTGTAACCGCAGGCGACGTTATGGGTTTAAGGGGCCAGCACTTTAAGGTTGTGATACTCCTTGGTGTTAATGAAAAAGTTTTCCCGCAAATTGTGCGCGAGGACCCGTTGCTTAGGGATAAATTTCGCCGTACTCTTCGCGACGTACAGGGTTTTTGGATAGGCCAAAAGCTTGACCGTTTTGAGGAAGAAAAACTTTTTTATTATTTTACTCTTTCCTCCGCAAGGGAAAAGCTTTTCCTTTCCTTTCAACGTTCTGACGAAGAAGGCAAAGCCGTAGTTCCTTCTTTATACTTGACCGAAGTCTGCCGCGCCGCGGGTATTGAACTTGAAAAAAATATTACAAATATAAGCAGGCGCGAGCTTGAAAAATATTTTCAAACTCCGCAGGAATTTTTAAACTCGAAAGAAATGCTTACTAAAATATTTTCCTTCCCCTCTGTTGAGGAAAATATTAAAGCGGCGGGTTTTGATTGGGATGCTTTGGCCTCTTATTATAATGCGGCAAAAGCTATGTCCGCGCGTTCCTCTTTGGGCGCTTACGACGGCATTGTAAATTACGGGGATGAAATTTTTAGTAGTCTTTCCAAAAAAGGGTTTTCCGCGAGCGCTCTTCAAAATTTGGCTGAGTGCCCCATGCGTTTCTTCTTTATAAAAGCATTAGGGTTAGATGAAGAAGCCGATATTTTAAAGCGTGACGCCATAGCCTCAAACATTAAAGGCACTATTTATCACAAAATATTACAGCGTGTTTACACAGAAATTGACAGGGAAATTTCTATGGATTCCGCCTTAGCCGCCCTTGAAAAAATTATGGCTTTGGAAATGTCTTTTGAGCGCTACAAAGAGTTTGGTCTTTACCCCGTGGTATGGCAGGTTATTACGGAAAAAATGGCTGCCGCTTTGCAGGAATTTGTTAAAAAAGACGTTGAAAGTATGGAAGGTTTTGCTCCTGTTATGTTTGAGGCTGCCGCGGCGGCAAAGCATGATTTTGCGGGCGAGGAAATTAAACTGCACGGCTATATTGACCGTATAGACAGGCGGGGCAAAGAATACAGAATTATTGATTATAAAACCTCGCAGCGTTCGGTAAAGGACCTTAAAAAAGTTATCTTTAATAAAAAATATTTACAACCTGTTATTTACTGGATTTTGGCCTCCGCCTTAAAAGAGTTTGAGGAAATGAATAATACAAGTTTTTCTTTTTTAAATATTGAAGATGGCTACTTCAGGCGTGAGCTTACGTCCGCGGAGTTTGATTTAATAAAAGATAAATTTGATAATTTTATAAAACTGCTTACAGGTTTTATTAAACACGGCAAATTTTTTATTAATGAAGGGGAAAATAACTGCAAATACTGCACGTTCGCTAATGTGTGCAGGAAAGGCTCGGCTGCTTCTTTAATGCGTTCCCGCAGCAGTGATTTTTATAAAGAGCTTGAGGGGTTTAAAGATGACTAA